The Sulfurihydrogenibium sp. YO3AOP1 genome has a window encoding:
- a CDS encoding peroxiredoxin — protein sequence MKNFLVKILILLGIVKSGMAIEEGQPAYNFKLYNESNRLIQLSDYKGRWVILYFYPKAGTPGCTTQGKEYSKLYDKFVSLNAVVFGISTDDIESIKKFKEKYGFKHSLLSDPKGEVVKAYGVKTFFGLCSRDTILINPEGKVEKIYRGVDPASDPHKVLEYINEKVKK from the coding sequence ATGAAAAATTTTTTAGTAAAGATTTTAATTTTGCTTGGAATTGTAAAATCAGGAATGGCAATTGAAGAAGGACAGCCAGCTTATAATTTCAAGCTTTATAATGAATCTAACAGGTTGATTCAGCTTTCTGATTACAAAGGAAGATGGGTAATTTTATACTTCTATCCAAAAGCAGGCACTCCAGGTTGTACCACACAAGGCAAAGAATATTCAAAGTTATACGATAAATTTGTTTCATTAAATGCAGTTGTATTTGGCATAAGTACTGACGATATAGAATCAATAAAAAAATTTAAAGAAAAATATGGCTTTAAACACAGCTTACTATCAGACCCAAAAGGAGAAGTAGTTAAAGCTTATGGTGTTAAAACATTCTTTGGACTATGCTCAAGAGATACAATTCTTATAAATCCAGAGGGTAAAGTTGAAAAAATATATAGAGGCGTAGACCCAGCATCTGACCCGCACAAAGTTTTAGAGTATATAAATGAAAAAGTAAAAAAGTGA
- the folE gene encoding GTP cyclohydrolase I FolE: MVIDKNKIEQAIRLFLEGIGEDPNREGLRDTPKRVAKMWEEFESYREMNMTIFEEVGSYDEMVVVRDIQFYSLCEHHLLPFFGKAHVAYIPDKKVCGLSKIVRVVNKFSYRPQVQERLTAEIAEYLEKELQPKGVAVVMEAVHLCMAMRGVRNPESITVTSKLTGRFLECQKTREEFLNLINSHKKM; encoded by the coding sequence ATGGTAATAGACAAAAATAAGATTGAACAGGCAATAAGATTATTTTTAGAAGGTATTGGAGAAGACCCAAACAGAGAAGGTTTAAGAGACACGCCAAAAAGAGTTGCTAAAATGTGGGAAGAGTTTGAAAGTTATAGAGAAATGAACATGACCATCTTTGAAGAAGTAGGAAGCTACGATGAGATGGTAGTTGTAAGAGATATTCAATTTTATTCTTTATGCGAACATCATTTACTTCCTTTTTTTGGAAAAGCGCACGTAGCATACATTCCGGATAAAAAAGTATGCGGATTGTCTAAAATTGTTAGAGTTGTAAACAAATTTTCCTACAGACCGCAAGTTCAAGAAAGATTGACGGCGGAAATTGCTGAATATCTTGAAAAAGAATTACAGCCAAAAGGTGTAGCCGTTGTAATGGAGGCAGTTCACCTTTGTATGGCAATGAGAGGAGTAAGAAATCCAGAATCTATCACAGTAACAAGCAAGCTTACAGGAAGATTCTTAGAGTGTCAAAAAACAAGAGAGGAATTTTTGAATTTGATAAATTCTCACAAAAAGATGTGA